One genomic segment of Danio aesculapii chromosome 15, fDanAes4.1, whole genome shotgun sequence includes these proteins:
- the si:ch73-380l3.3 gene encoding sialoadhesin: MTGLLLLHLLFQAAFGWEVRMPKDIRGLQGSCLVIPCSFSYTLYPPKNPRRVVWYQWVSEGYPLVYDPWNANEVIKKFRGKTDLYGNSSWDCSLLIRNLEQSHHGEKLYTWIDPENVGWRTYKFYDITSTILVDARPQPPSINIYGGERPGETITVVCSAFHTCPYRKPNLILNGVEGSDQIDNEHIEGGLWKISLTRTGVAKAESSTTECSVTYYGGITMATMKDKNAQSK, from the exons ATGACAGGACTTTTGTTACTTCATTTACTTTTCCAAG CTGCTTTTGGATGGGAAGTGAGAATGCCAAAAGACATTCGTGGTCTCCAAGGCTCCTGCCTGGTGATTCCATGTTCTTTCAGCTACACATTATACCCACCCAAAAACCCACGCAGAGTTGTGTGGTATCAGTGGGTCTCTGAAGGTTATCCTTTAGTCTATGATCCTTGGAATGCAAATGAAGTAATTAAGAAGTTTAGAGGAAAAACTGATTTATATGGAAACTCGAGTTGGGATTGCAGTCTGCTGATAAGAAACCTGGAACAGTCCCACCATGGAGAGAAATTATACACATGGATCGACCCTGAAAATGTTGGATGGCGCACTTACAAATTTTATGACATCACCTCTACAATTCTAGTGGATG CACGTCCACAGCCACCCAGCATTAATATTTATGGAGGGGAAAGACCGGGTGAAACTATCACAGTAGTATGTTCAGCTTTCCACACATGTCCATACCGCAAACCAAACCTTATTCTGAACGGTGTTGAAGGATCTGACCAAATAGACAATGAGCACATTGAAGGCGGCCTGTGGAAAATCTCTCTGACACGTACAGGTGTGGCAAAAGCAGAAAGCTCAACTACTGAGTGTTCAGTAACCTATTATGGTGGCATAACAATGGCAACTATGAAGGACAAAAATGCACAGAGTAAGTGA